The following proteins are co-located in the Mobula hypostoma chromosome 4, sMobHyp1.1, whole genome shotgun sequence genome:
- the LOC134344828 gene encoding polyubiquitin-like, giving the protein MGKIYQILVTGLKGKTTTIDISHSEKEFNEMKVLIFKQKLLEKLPPGEAQVDDLRLLFASDQLEDDKTFADYKLKDKSTIMMVLRLPGGER; this is encoded by the exons ATGGGGAAAATCTATCAGATACTTGTTACGGGGCTCAAAGGAAAAACGACCACTATTGATATTTCACATTCAGAAAAGGAATTCAATGAGATGAAGGTTCTGATATtcaaacagaaactgctggaaaaatTGCCACCCGGAGAAG CTCAAGTGGATGATCTCCGTCTTCTCTTTGCAAGTGATCAACTGGAAGATGATAAAACGTTCGCTGATTACAAGCTGAAGGATAAATCCACAATAATGATGGTGCTGCGTCTGCCTGGAGGAGAGAGATAA